A stretch of the Deinococcus sp. KSM4-11 genome encodes the following:
- a CDS encoding AAA family ATPase, protein MPELEVRLFGAFQVTVHGQPVTTLGAPRLQALLAWLLLHRDCPQPRRQVAFALWPDSDEAQALTNLRRELHHLRRAWPAIDQCLEVNALTLHWTPDGPSGLDVAAFEQASRSVLTGAARDWNELERAAGLYPAALLPGLDDEWIDAHRQRWHDRMVAVLEALLDDDAPTSGAVRYAQRLVALEPYRDSAHARLMALHLDAGDPGAARHAYHECVRVLAAELGAAPGPLVQAAFHRLEQQGEQAPPAPPGPGEPPLVGRRAEWGQVLEAWQAASSGPPRALLITGEAGIGKTRLAEALLTFATAQGVRTARTRSYAAEGRLAYAPVVEWLRSPALYGALASLALPWRREVARLLPELTPESARNRAERHSEGWQRPQLFESLARACLGSGALLLLLDDLQWCDRDTLEWLHFLLRFEAHSPLLLVFTLRREEQDRTPAVRSFLQILQQRGLLNRVELGALSSAETAQLAEALRPGTLSPGAQSQLYRATEGHPLFIVEALRAGVALDGPEGAAFPPSPRVQAVIAARLEQLSGDARGVAQLAATVGRAFDTRILRDAGELDEDSLAGALDELWRREIIREQPGSGAYDFTHDRLREGAYDALSPARRRLLHRRVARALETRHATDLGAVAAQLAAHLEQAGEPEAAVTAYLQAAERANSVSASQEAMLQIQQALRLILALPDSAERGHAELAAHNMMAAALTALKGFTPPELEHTLDRALALAEQLGDSVAVTRSLWGMFSLQIVRGNVRGARELAERAMRLAGDDTGLLTDSHQALGGGNLTEGRLAAAAEHFEQARRLYAEHRHRRVLFGANVGVFTLAWGAHGLWLQGRVLEAREYVAQAAAIAEELGHPFTQMQARAYRSISHQLEGDLDAAWNAAEAAVEGCERSNIAYYREWGVIVGGWVQARRGEPEAGLRRIRRGLDALQRLDAALRLPYYLSLLAEVHLQLNRPEAARAALDVAQSVAGQNRDLWYLPEVFRLRGLTELNRAEGFFREALALARSQGAVSLELRAATSLAAHLEAAGHPREGAVVLEPVVAVFPAALVTPDLMRARALLTTLT, encoded by the coding sequence ATGCCGGAACTCGAGGTGCGGCTGTTCGGAGCGTTCCAGGTCACGGTTCACGGCCAGCCCGTGACGACGCTGGGGGCGCCCCGGTTGCAGGCCCTGCTGGCGTGGCTGCTGCTCCACCGTGATTGCCCGCAGCCGCGCCGGCAGGTTGCTTTCGCGCTGTGGCCGGATTCGGATGAAGCGCAGGCGCTTACGAACCTGCGCCGCGAACTGCATCACCTGCGCCGGGCGTGGCCGGCCATCGATCAGTGCCTGGAGGTGAATGCGCTGACGCTGCACTGGACGCCGGACGGGCCGTCGGGCCTCGATGTGGCGGCCTTCGAGCAGGCGTCCCGCAGCGTCCTCACCGGTGCGGCGCGGGACTGGAACGAGCTGGAGCGGGCCGCCGGGCTGTACCCGGCGGCCCTGCTGCCGGGCCTGGACGACGAGTGGATTGACGCCCACCGGCAGCGCTGGCACGACCGGATGGTGGCGGTGCTGGAGGCCCTGCTGGACGACGATGCCCCGACGTCCGGCGCCGTGCGGTACGCGCAGCGGCTGGTGGCGCTGGAACCCTACCGGGACAGCGCCCATGCCCGCCTGATGGCCCTGCACCTCGACGCGGGTGATCCGGGGGCGGCGCGGCACGCCTACCACGAATGCGTGCGTGTGCTGGCCGCCGAGCTGGGCGCGGCGCCGGGGCCGCTGGTGCAGGCGGCGTTCCACCGTCTGGAGCAGCAGGGCGAGCAGGCCCCACCCGCACCACCCGGGCCGGGTGAACCGCCGCTCGTCGGGCGCCGCGCCGAGTGGGGGCAGGTGCTGGAGGCGTGGCAGGCGGCCAGCAGCGGCCCACCCCGCGCGCTGCTGATCACGGGCGAGGCGGGAATCGGCAAGACGCGGCTGGCCGAGGCGCTGCTGACCTTCGCTACGGCGCAGGGCGTGCGGACGGCCCGGACGCGCTCGTACGCCGCCGAGGGCCGGCTGGCCTATGCGCCCGTGGTGGAGTGGCTGCGCAGCCCGGCCCTGTACGGCGCCCTGGCGTCGCTGGCGCTGCCGTGGCGACGGGAGGTGGCCCGGCTGCTGCCGGAACTCACGCCGGAGAGCGCGAGGAACCGGGCAGAGCGTCACAGCGAGGGCTGGCAGCGGCCCCAGCTGTTCGAGTCGCTGGCGCGGGCCTGTCTGGGTTCGGGCGCGCTCCTGCTGCTGCTGGACGACCTGCAGTGGTGCGACCGGGACACGCTGGAGTGGCTGCACTTCCTATTGCGCTTCGAGGCGCACTCTCCCCTGCTGCTGGTGTTCACGCTGCGCCGTGAGGAGCAGGACCGCACGCCGGCCGTGCGCTCGTTCCTGCAGATCCTGCAGCAGCGCGGCCTGCTGAACCGGGTGGAACTCGGGGCGCTGTCGTCCGCCGAGACGGCGCAGCTGGCCGAGGCCCTGCGTCCCGGCACGCTGTCGCCGGGCGCGCAGTCGCAGCTGTACCGGGCGACCGAGGGGCATCCGCTGTTCATCGTGGAGGCACTCCGGGCGGGCGTGGCGCTGGACGGGCCCGAGGGCGCGGCGTTTCCCCCGTCGCCGCGCGTGCAGGCGGTGATCGCCGCGCGGCTGGAACAGCTGTCCGGGGACGCGCGCGGAGTGGCGCAGCTGGCGGCCACGGTCGGCCGGGCCTTCGACACGCGCATCCTGCGGGACGCGGGCGAACTGGACGAGGACTCGCTGGCCGGCGCGCTCGACGAACTGTGGCGGCGCGAGATCATCCGCGAGCAGCCGGGCAGCGGCGCGTACGACTTCACGCACGACCGCCTGCGCGAGGGCGCGTACGACGCCCTCAGTCCGGCCCGCCGCCGGCTGCTGCACCGCCGGGTGGCCCGCGCACTGGAGACGCGGCACGCGACCGACCTGGGCGCCGTGGCCGCACAGCTGGCCGCCCACCTGGAGCAGGCGGGCGAGCCGGAAGCCGCGGTCACCGCGTACCTGCAGGCGGCGGAGCGGGCGAACAGCGTCTCGGCCAGCCAGGAGGCGATGCTGCAGATCCAGCAGGCCCTGCGGCTGATCCTGGCCCTCCCGGACAGTGCGGAGCGCGGGCACGCCGAACTGGCGGCGCACAACATGATGGCGGCGGCCCTCACGGCCCTGAAGGGCTTCACGCCGCCGGAACTCGAGCACACGCTCGACCGCGCGCTGGCCCTGGCCGAGCAGCTGGGCGACAGCGTGGCCGTCACGCGCAGCCTGTGGGGCATGTTCTCGCTGCAGATCGTGCGTGGCAACGTCCGGGGGGCGCGCGAACTGGCCGAGCGGGCCATGCGGCTCGCCGGGGACGACACGGGCCTGCTCACCGACAGCCATCAGGCCCTGGGCGGCGGGAACCTGACCGAGGGGCGACTGGCGGCCGCCGCGGAGCATTTCGAGCAGGCGCGGCGCCTGTACGCCGAGCACCGTCACCGCCGCGTGCTGTTCGGAGCGAATGTGGGCGTGTTCACGCTCGCGTGGGGCGCGCACGGCCTGTGGTTGCAGGGCCGCGTGCTGGAGGCGCGGGAGTATGTCGCGCAGGCCGCCGCGATTGCCGAGGAGCTGGGGCATCCGTTCACGCAGATGCAGGCCCGCGCGTACCGGAGCATCTCGCACCAGCTGGAGGGCGATCTGGACGCCGCCTGGAACGCGGCCGAGGCGGCCGTGGAGGGGTGCGAGCGCTCGAACATCGCCTACTACCGCGAGTGGGGCGTGATCGTGGGCGGCTGGGTGCAGGCCCGGCGGGGCGAACCGGAAGCGGGACTGCGGCGCATCCGGCGGGGCCTGGACGCCCTGCAACGGCTGGACGCCGCCCTGCGGCTTCCGTATTACCTGTCGCTGCTGGCCGAGGTGCATCTGCAGCTCAACCGGCCCGAGGCGGCCCGCGCTGCCCTGGATGTCGCCCAATCTGTGGCGGGGCAGAACCGGGACCTGTGGTACCTGCCAGAGGTGTTCCGCCTGCGCGGCCTGACCGAGCTGAACCGGGCCGAGGGCTTCTTCCGGGAGGCGCTGGCCCTGGCCCGGTCGCAGGGCGCGGTCTCGCTGGAGTTGCGGGCGGCCACGAGTCTGGCCGCGCACCTGGAAGCGGCCGGGCACCCGCGGGAGGGGGCCGTGGTGCTGGAGCCGGTGGTGGCCGTTTTCCCAGCCGCTCTGGTCACGCCGGATCTGATGCGGGCCCGCGCCCTGCTGACCACCCTGACCTGA
- a CDS encoding M20/M25/M40 family metallo-hydrolase, which yields MTPPDTDLSAHILRGLHDLANLVALESVSAQGRMLSETADAVQALLEAEDFTVTMHPGQVAPVLLAEAGDGPFTLLIYNHYDVQPEDPADLWESPPFELTERGGRLYGRGASDDKGEFTSRLAGLRALRERHGGRLPLKVKWLLEGEEEVGSPSLEHFVEAHAADLKADGVWWEFGSITPEGRPVLYAGLKGIICLELRCRVAASDLHSSNGAVVDNPLYRLSRAVASLRDEVGRVTIPGFFDDIRAETQADLNAIKALPGHGEALMTGYSVTQPLGTPPEYHHRLNLMPVVNVNGFHGGYGGPGSKTVLPAEGMVKLDFRLVPDQDPAKIVGLLRAHLDAQGLGDIEIVELESHEHPSRSDLNSPFVRTAARVAEQVHGHAPLLNPSSGGSGPMYPFMQHVGAPVIAMGIGNPTGRVHAPNENILRRDFESGVRFALEFMDALAKE from the coding sequence ATGACTCCACCGGATACCGACCTGAGCGCCCACATCCTGCGCGGCCTGCACGACCTGGCGAACCTGGTCGCGCTGGAGAGCGTGTCCGCCCAGGGCCGCATGCTGTCCGAGACAGCCGACGCCGTGCAGGCCCTGCTGGAAGCCGAGGACTTCACCGTCACCATGCACCCCGGTCAGGTCGCGCCCGTGCTGCTGGCCGAGGCGGGCGACGGCCCCTTTACCCTGCTGATCTACAACCACTACGACGTGCAACCCGAAGACCCGGCGGATCTGTGGGAGAGTCCGCCCTTCGAACTGACCGAGCGCGGCGGTCGCCTGTACGGGCGCGGCGCGAGCGACGACAAGGGTGAGTTCACGTCGCGTCTGGCCGGTCTGCGCGCCCTGCGCGAACGCCACGGCGGCCGATTGCCATTGAAGGTCAAGTGGCTGCTGGAAGGCGAGGAGGAGGTCGGCAGCCCCAGCCTGGAACACTTCGTGGAGGCGCACGCCGCCGACCTGAAAGCGGACGGCGTGTGGTGGGAATTCGGCTCGATCACGCCCGAGGGCCGCCCGGTGCTGTACGCGGGCCTCAAGGGCATCATCTGCCTGGAGTTGCGCTGCCGCGTGGCCGCCAGCGACCTGCACTCCTCGAACGGCGCCGTGGTGGACAACCCCCTGTACCGCCTGAGCCGCGCGGTGGCCTCCCTGCGGGACGAGGTCGGGCGCGTGACCATCCCCGGTTTCTTTGACGACATCCGCGCGGAAACGCAGGCCGACCTGAACGCGATCAAAGCCCTGCCCGGCCACGGCGAGGCGCTGATGACCGGCTACAGCGTCACGCAGCCGCTGGGCACGCCGCCCGAGTACCACCACCGCCTGAACCTGATGCCCGTCGTGAACGTCAACGGCTTCCATGGCGGGTACGGCGGCCCCGGCAGCAAGACCGTGCTCCCCGCCGAAGGCATGGTGAAACTCGACTTCCGGCTGGTGCCGGATCAGGATCCCGCGAAGATCGTCGGCCTCCTGCGCGCCCACCTGGACGCGCAGGGCCTGGGCGACATCGAGATCGTCGAACTGGAGAGCCACGAACACCCCTCGCGCAGCGACCTGAACAGCCCCTTCGTCCGCACGGCCGCCCGCGTGGCCGAGCAGGTGCACGGGCACGCGCCCCTGCTGAATCCCAGTTCGGGCGGCAGCGGCCCGATGTACCCGTTCATGCAGCACGTCGGCGCGCCCGTCATCGCCATGGGCATCGGCAACCCCACGGGCCGCGTGCATGCCCCCAACGAGAACATCCTCCGGCGCGACTTCGAGAGCGGCGTGCGCTTCGCCCTGGAATTCATGGACGCCCTCGCGAAAGAGTAA
- the ilvA gene encoding threonine ammonia-lyase, biosynthetic, which translates to MLQVREFKPGDMDAMDVLRLALTSKVYGAAIETPVSETPLLSRRTGNRVLLKREDLQPIFSFKLRGAYNKMAQLAAAERERGVITASAGNHAQGVAFAAQALGVRAVIVMPSTTPEIKVGACRARGAEVVLFGDSFSDAEAHAFALQKELGLTFVHPYDDPLVLAGQGTVALEVLRQVESGNGYTVFVPVGGGGLIAGVAGVIKALRPDIRVVGVEPDDSDAMYQSLQANERVRLDTVGIFVDGVAVKQVGAYTFDLTRRYVDDWVRVNTDEVCAAIKDVFDDTRAVMEPAGALAVAGLKKYVSERGIQGETLVALTCGANVNFDRLRHVAERAEVGEQREAILAVTIPERPGAFREFIEVIGVRAVTEFNYRYAPRAEAQIFVGVQLAQAGQRGALVAELTARGYAVTDLTEDELAKVHVRHMVGGRAPEATDERVYSFTFPERPGALLEFLTHLHGRWNISLFHYRNHGSAHGRVLAGVQVPDAEAAEFAAFIEGLGYPATDMTLNPAYRLFLT; encoded by the coding sequence ATGCTGCAGGTCAGGGAGTTCAAACCGGGGGACATGGACGCGATGGACGTGCTGCGTCTGGCATTGACGAGCAAGGTGTACGGCGCGGCGATCGAGACGCCGGTGAGCGAGACGCCGCTGCTGAGTCGGCGGACGGGGAACCGCGTGCTGCTCAAGCGCGAGGATCTGCAGCCGATCTTCTCGTTCAAGTTGCGGGGGGCGTACAACAAGATGGCGCAGCTCGCGGCCGCCGAGCGGGAACGTGGCGTCATCACGGCGTCGGCGGGGAACCATGCGCAGGGGGTGGCGTTCGCCGCGCAGGCGCTGGGGGTGCGGGCGGTGATCGTGATGCCGTCGACGACGCCGGAGATCAAGGTGGGGGCGTGCCGGGCGCGCGGGGCCGAGGTGGTGCTGTTCGGGGACAGTTTCAGTGACGCCGAGGCGCATGCGTTCGCGTTGCAGAAGGAACTGGGCTTGACCTTCGTGCATCCGTACGATGATCCGCTGGTACTGGCGGGGCAGGGCACGGTGGCGCTGGAGGTGTTGCGGCAGGTCGAATCCGGCAATGGCTACACGGTGTTCGTGCCGGTGGGCGGCGGCGGCCTGATTGCGGGCGTGGCGGGCGTGATCAAGGCGCTCCGGCCGGACATCCGGGTGGTGGGCGTCGAGCCGGACGACAGCGACGCGATGTACCAGTCCTTGCAGGCGAACGAGCGGGTGCGGCTGGACACGGTGGGGATCTTCGTGGATGGCGTGGCGGTGAAGCAGGTGGGCGCGTATACCTTTGACCTGACCCGCCGCTACGTGGACGACTGGGTGCGCGTGAACACCGACGAGGTGTGCGCGGCGATCAAGGACGTGTTCGACGACACGCGCGCCGTGATGGAACCGGCGGGCGCACTGGCGGTCGCCGGATTGAAGAAGTACGTGTCCGAGCGTGGCATCCAGGGCGAGACGCTGGTGGCCCTCACGTGCGGCGCGAACGTGAACTTCGACCGGCTGCGGCACGTGGCCGAGCGCGCGGAGGTGGGCGAGCAGCGCGAGGCGATCCTGGCGGTCACGATCCCGGAGCGGCCGGGCGCGTTCCGGGAGTTCATCGAGGTGATCGGGGTGCGGGCGGTCACGGAGTTCAACTACCGTTACGCGCCGCGCGCCGAGGCGCAGATCTTCGTGGGGGTGCAGCTGGCACAGGCGGGGCAGCGCGGGGCGCTGGTGGCGGAACTGACGGCGCGCGGCTACGCGGTCACGGACCTGACGGAGGACGAGCTGGCGAAGGTGCACGTGCGGCACATGGTGGGGGGGCGCGCGCCGGAGGCGACGGACGAGCGGGTGTATTCGTTTACCTTCCCGGAGCGGCCCGGCGCGCTGCTGGAGTTCCTGACGCATCTGCACGGCCGCTGGAACATCAGCCTGTTCCACTACCGCAACCACGGCAGCGCGCACGGGCGGGTGCTGGCGGGCGTGCAGGTGCCGGACGCCGAGGCGGCGGAGTTCGCGGCGTTCATCGAGGGGCTGGGGTATCCGGCCACGGACATGACCCTGAATCCCGCCTACCGGTTGTTCCTCACCTGA
- a CDS encoding PAS domain S-box protein, protein MGLNAASPDFSALIQAIPNPVVLVREDGSAAMNPAARSRLLQLGVPEDWRQMVHGSAGPEVQAAVAQAWQGETVSLSVKLPDMIAPGTVTVAPAGSGAALVHLQVGRDPLTAALDLLDTLGLGVTVHGPDSSFLHANDRAQEILGVSLEQLTGLDSMDPRWRAIRPNGEPFPAEERAAMQAIRTGQVQRNVGMGIYHPPSESWRWLKVTAVPRRVPGSSQVRQVTVMFEDVTGPQRTEAALRHSERRFRSLVEATAQIVWTASPDGYFPAPQAAWEAFTGQTPQEYEGRGWLSAIHHDDRAHTLEAWKAAVESQGVYATTYRVRRVDGEFVPMRARGVLVRDDAGQVQEWVGTNSEVNAERDATEHQAMVQAELEERVQERTQRLAEVTRFSTLLLTAAGEGVFGLDTSGHNTFVNPSAARMLGYPVERLIGAPQHDLIHHHHADGSPYPVQDCPIHRTLRDGEVRRVEADVFWHAQGHAVPVSYVVTPTLGTQGEVTGAVVMVQDITERTRAQEELRAAMQELQRSNHDLEQFASVASHDLQEPLRTLGSYTELLARRYEGQLDARATQYLGFMQAAVDRMRGLIQDLLAFARVSRSETPRHAVSLHDTMAVVAQDVEAALLQGGGTLEWDTPATVMAQESLVTQLLTNLVGNALKFVPPERLPVVRVTSVQEGTQVQVSVTDNGIGIEPQNTERVFEIFQRLNQRDAYAGNGMGLAICRRIVEHHGGRLWLESTPGQGSSFHFTLPAAPAPTP, encoded by the coding sequence GTGGGTCTGAACGCAGCCAGCCCGGACTTCAGCGCCCTGATCCAGGCCATCCCGAACCCAGTGGTGCTCGTCCGGGAGGACGGTTCGGCCGCCATGAATCCCGCCGCGCGCAGCCGCCTGCTCCAGCTGGGCGTGCCCGAGGACTGGCGGCAGATGGTGCATGGATCGGCCGGCCCCGAGGTGCAGGCGGCCGTGGCGCAGGCGTGGCAGGGCGAGACGGTCAGCCTGAGCGTGAAGCTGCCCGACATGATTGCGCCGGGCACGGTGACGGTCGCGCCGGCCGGGTCAGGGGCGGCGCTGGTGCACCTGCAGGTGGGCCGCGATCCGCTGACGGCCGCGCTGGATCTGCTGGACACCCTGGGCCTGGGCGTGACCGTGCATGGCCCCGACAGCAGTTTCCTGCATGCGAACGACCGCGCGCAGGAGATTCTGGGCGTCAGTCTGGAGCAGCTGACCGGCCTGGATTCCATGGATCCGCGTTGGCGGGCCATCCGGCCGAACGGCGAGCCGTTCCCGGCCGAGGAGCGGGCGGCCATGCAGGCGATCCGGACCGGTCAGGTGCAGCGGAACGTGGGCATGGGCATCTACCACCCGCCCTCGGAGTCGTGGCGCTGGCTGAAGGTGACGGCCGTGCCGCGCCGCGTGCCGGGCAGTTCGCAGGTGCGGCAGGTGACGGTGATGTTCGAGGACGTGACCGGCCCGCAGCGCACCGAGGCGGCCCTGCGACACAGCGAGCGGCGCTTCCGTTCCCTGGTCGAGGCCACCGCACAGATCGTGTGGACGGCCAGTCCGGACGGGTATTTTCCTGCGCCGCAGGCCGCGTGGGAGGCCTTCACCGGGCAGACGCCCCAGGAGTACGAGGGCCGGGGGTGGCTGTCGGCCATCCACCACGACGACCGGGCGCACACGCTGGAGGCCTGGAAGGCCGCCGTGGAGTCGCAGGGCGTGTACGCGACCACCTACCGCGTGCGGCGGGTGGACGGCGAGTTCGTGCCCATGCGGGCGCGGGGCGTCCTGGTGCGGGACGACGCCGGGCAGGTTCAGGAATGGGTCGGCACGAACAGCGAGGTGAACGCCGAGCGGGACGCCACGGAGCACCAGGCCATGGTTCAGGCGGAGCTGGAGGAGCGCGTGCAGGAGCGCACGCAGCGTCTGGCCGAGGTGACGCGCTTCTCCACGCTGCTGCTCACGGCCGCCGGGGAGGGAGTGTTCGGGCTGGACACGAGCGGCCACAACACCTTCGTCAATCCCAGCGCGGCGCGAATGCTGGGCTACCCGGTGGAGCGCCTGATCGGCGCGCCCCAGCACGACCTGATCCACCACCACCACGCCGATGGATCCCCGTACCCGGTGCAGGACTGCCCGATCCACCGCACGCTGCGCGACGGCGAGGTAAGGCGCGTCGAGGCCGACGTGTTCTGGCACGCCCAGGGGCACGCGGTGCCGGTGTCGTACGTGGTGACACCCACCCTGGGCACGCAGGGCGAGGTGACGGGCGCGGTGGTGATGGTTCAGGACATCACGGAGCGCACGCGGGCGCAGGAGGAACTGCGCGCAGCCATGCAGGAACTGCAGCGCAGCAACCATGACCTGGAGCAGTTCGCGTCGGTCGCCAGCCACGACCTGCAGGAGCCCCTGCGGACGCTCGGCAGTTACACCGAGCTGCTCGCCCGCCGCTACGAGGGACAGCTGGACGCCCGCGCCACGCAGTACCTGGGATTCATGCAGGCAGCCGTGGACCGCATGCGCGGCCTGATCCAGGATCTGCTGGCCTTCGCCCGGGTGAGCCGCAGCGAGACTCCACGGCACGCGGTCTCACTCCACGACACGATGGCGGTGGTCGCGCAGGACGTGGAGGCCGCGCTGCTGCAAGGGGGCGGCACGCTGGAGTGGGACACGCCGGCTACGGTGATGGCGCAGGAATCGCTGGTCACGCAGCTCCTGACCAACCTGGTGGGGAATGCCCTGAAGTTCGTGCCCCCGGAGCGACTGCCCGTGGTGCGCGTCACGTCGGTGCAGGAGGGCACACAGGTGCAGGTCAGC
- a CDS encoding FAD-binding oxidoreductase, with protein sequence MTDVQSPTSSTSDVTALRGTVRGDVLLPGDATYDGARALFNGMIDRRPAVIVQCTDSADVIQALSFARQQGLRVAVRGGGHNGGGLGSVDGGLVIDLRRMDGVRVDPQARTVRVEGGATWGQVDHATHAFSLAVPCGVISTTGVGGLTLGGGLGYLTRRYGLTIDHLLEADVVLADGQQVTASEQSNADLYWAIRGGGGNFGIVTSFLFRAQPVSTVVGGPTLWPLEKAPQVLRWFQEFIRNAPDGLSGFFALLTVPPGPPFPEALHLQKMCGVVWCYSGPQERADEVFAPVAAFGPPALHGVQPMPFPALQSAFDGLYTSGQQQYWRGDFFGALDDAAIDALCARGASMPTWLSTIHLYPVGGAAHRVPADATAWSYRDADFAAVYYGVDPAPAGADAIRDWTVTTWEALHGFSMGGSYVNFMMEEGQERVQATYRDNYERLARIKGRYDPGNVFSVNQNIKPG encoded by the coding sequence ATGACCGACGTTCAGAGCCCCACTTCCTCGACCAGTGATGTCACGGCGCTCCGGGGCACCGTGCGCGGCGACGTGCTCCTCCCCGGCGACGCCACCTATGACGGCGCGCGGGCGCTGTTCAACGGCATGATCGACCGGCGGCCCGCCGTGATCGTGCAGTGCACGGACAGCGCCGACGTGATCCAGGCCCTGTCCTTCGCCCGCCAGCAGGGGCTGCGGGTGGCCGTGCGCGGCGGCGGCCACAACGGCGGCGGCTTGGGCAGCGTCGATGGCGGGCTGGTCATCGACCTGCGGCGCATGGACGGCGTGCGCGTCGATCCGCAGGCGCGCACCGTGCGGGTCGAGGGCGGCGCGACGTGGGGGCAGGTGGATCACGCCACGCACGCATTCTCGCTGGCCGTGCCGTGCGGCGTCATCTCCACCACCGGGGTCGGTGGCCTGACGCTGGGCGGCGGCCTGGGCTACCTGACACGCCGGTACGGCCTGACCATCGACCACCTGCTGGAGGCCGACGTGGTGCTGGCCGACGGACAGCAGGTCACGGCCAGCGAGCAGTCGAACGCCGACCTGTACTGGGCCATCCGGGGGGGTGGCGGCAATTTCGGGATCGTGACATCGTTCCTGTTCCGCGCGCAGCCGGTCAGCACGGTGGTGGGCGGCCCCACGCTGTGGCCGCTGGAGAAGGCGCCGCAGGTGCTGCGCTGGTTCCAGGAGTTCATCCGCAACGCGCCGGACGGCCTGAGCGGCTTCTTCGCGCTGCTGACCGTCCCGCCCGGCCCGCCCTTCCCGGAGGCGCTGCACCTGCAGAAGATGTGCGGCGTGGTGTGGTGCTATTCAGGGCCACAGGAGCGTGCCGACGAGGTCTTCGCGCCCGTCGCGGCCTTCGGGCCGCCCGCCCTGCACGGCGTGCAGCCCATGCCCTTCCCAGCCCTGCAGTCGGCCTTTGACGGCCTGTACACCTCCGGGCAGCAGCAGTACTGGCGCGGGGACTTCTTCGGCGCCCTGGACGACGCGGCCATCGACGCGCTGTGCGCCCGTGGCGCCAGCATGCCCACCTGGCTCTCGACGATCCACCTGTACCCCGTGGGCGGGGCGGCGCACCGGGTACCGGCCGACGCGACCGCCTGGAGTTACCGGGACGCGGACTTCGCGGCCGTGTACTACGGCGTCGATCCTGCACCGGCTGGAGCAGACGCCATCCGCGACTGGACCGTGACGACTTGGGAAGCGCTGCACGGCTTCTCGATGGGCGGCTCGTACGTGAATTTCATGATGGAGGAGGGCCAGGAGCGGGTGCAGGCCACCTACCGCGACAACTACGAGCGCCTCGCCCGGATCAAGGGCCGCTACGATCCGGGGAACGTGTTCAGCGTCAACCAGAACATCAAGCCGGGCTGA
- a CDS encoding cupin domain-containing protein: MKIRRLALLTAGCAALVLTSVSRSQSGMSMPMNEGDLKWSPAPPFLPAGAQLVVLDGDPGKAVRVTLRLKFPAGYQVPAHWHPTQEDVTVLSGSLHVGMGDKLDKSAGTLLKPGGFVALPEKMNHFIWTDDETVVQVHLQGPFEITYADPATDPRQSK, translated from the coding sequence ATGAAGATTCGTCGTCTGGCCCTGCTGACGGCCGGCTGCGCCGCGCTCGTCCTCACCTCCGTGTCGCGGTCTCAGTCGGGGATGTCCATGCCCATGAATGAGGGCGACCTGAAGTGGAGCCCCGCACCACCCTTCCTGCCCGCCGGCGCGCAACTGGTCGTGCTGGACGGCGATCCCGGCAAGGCCGTGCGCGTTACCTTGCGCCTGAAGTTCCCCGCCGGGTACCAGGTGCCCGCCCACTGGCACCCCACCCAGGAGGACGTGACCGTGCTGAGCGGCAGCCTGCACGTCGGCATGGGCGACAAGCTCGACAAATCGGCGGGCACGCTGCTCAAGCCCGGCGGCTTCGTGGCGCTGCCCGAGAAGATGAACCACTTCATCTGGACGGACGACGAAACGGTGGTGCAGGTGCACCTGCAAGGGCCCTTCGAGATCACGTATGCCGATCCGGCCACCGACCCCCGTCAGTCGAAGTAA
- a CDS encoding response regulator transcription factor: protein MTTQRILVIEDDQDIANVLRMDLTDAGYDVEHADSAMNGLIKAREEHPTLILLDLGLPDFDGGDVVQRLRKNSAVPIIVLTARDTVEEKVRLLGLGADDYLIKPFHPDELLARVKVQLRQRTTESLTMGELTLDPQKRLVTYKAEELRLSPKEFDILALLIRQPGRVYSRQEIGQEIWQGRLPDGSNVVDVHMANLRAKLRDLDGYGLLRTVRGVGYALRG, encoded by the coding sequence GTGACCACACAACGGATTCTTGTCATCGAAGACGACCAGGACATCGCGAATGTCCTGCGCATGGATCTGACGGATGCCGGCTATGACGTCGAGCACGCAGATTCTGCCATGAATGGGCTGATCAAGGCCCGCGAGGAACACCCCACCCTGATCCTGCTCGACCTGGGTCTCCCCGATTTCGACGGTGGGGACGTCGTGCAGCGGCTGCGGAAGAACAGCGCCGTGCCGATCATCGTGCTCACTGCCCGCGACACGGTCGAGGAGAAGGTGCGCCTGCTGGGGCTGGGCGCGGACGATTACCTGATCAAACCCTTCCACCCGGACGAGCTGCTGGCGCGCGTGAAAGTGCAGCTGCGGCAGCGCACGACCGAGAGCCTGACCATGGGAGAACTGACCCTCGATCCGCAGAAACGCCTCGTGACCTACAAGGCCGAAGAGCTGCGGCTCTCGCCCAAGGAGTTCGACATCCTGGCGCTGCTGATCCGCCAGCCGGGCCGGGTGTACTCGCGCCAGGAGATCGGTCAGGAGATCTGGCAGGGCAGACTGCCGGACGGCAGCAACGTGGTGGACGTGCACATGGCCAACCTGCGCGCCAAGCTGCGGGACCTCGACGGGTACGGACTGCTGCGCACGGTGCGCGGCGTCGGTTACGCCCTGCGCGGCTGA